DNA sequence from the Pseudomonas fluorescens Q2-87 genome:
GTTCAGGGGGGCGCAATCGGCGAACGGCAATTGCAGCTGGCGCAGCGCGTTGTGCCAGTCGCCCAGGCGCTCGGCGTCCAGCGCTTCGCCGGGCGGCACCTGTAACAGCCAGACGCGGGTGGCGCCGGCGCTGCGGGCCAACTCGGCGATCAATGCCAGGCTGCCGCGGTCCGGTGAGCGGCGTGGGTCGCAGGCAATCGCCAGTCGGGCAGGGGGAAAGCGCGACAGTTGCTCAAGAAGTTTGTGGCGCGACTCGCGGCTGTCGAGAATGCCGGCGTTTTTCACGCTGCCGGGCAGTTTTGGCGGCCAGGGCCGCTCGTCCAACTCAATGGCCACCAACAGCGCGCCGTCGCTGTGCATCGGATTCTGGGTGGTTTCGACCGGATGCAACTGCGCGGGCGCGGCGTCGTTGACGCCCAGGCGCTCACTGCTGGGCATCAGGCGTTCGCGCAGTTGCGCGTAACCCGGCAGGTTCAAGTCCAGGCGCAACGTGGCCCGGCCGCGCCGCCAGCGCCACAGGCACAGCAGCGCCAGGCACAGGCGCGGCAACACGCCGTAGACCAGCAGCACGCCCACCAACCAGCCGGCCCAGGCCTGGCGGGCGCTTTCGATGTTGAGGGCTGCGTCGCCACTGGCGCGGATCATGTCCACGGTTGGCACGCTCAAACCCAACAGTGCGGGCAAAGCACCGAGGGCCTGGGTCACGGCAACGAAGGTCTCGCCGCCAAGGATCGTGGTCTCCCAGACAAAGCCATAGCGCCGGGTCGCCATCAGCATCAGTACGATGACCAGCGCACTGAGCATCGCCAGCAGCCATAAGCCGTTGACCAGCCCACCGAGCGCCCAGCGATTGAGCTTGTGGCGTTGCAGCAACAGCAGCAGGGCCGGCGCCAATTGGGCGGCCTTGGCATCGCGGGCAAGCTTTTCGCTGAGCCACAACCACAAGCGTCCCAACGTTGCGCCTTGCTCGCTGGCGAATATCAGGCCCAGGGCCCAGCCGATGAGCAGGATCAGGTTCAACCCCAGCAGGCTGCCCAGGGCCCAGAACACATTGACGGGTGTTTGCCCGTCACCGAGCGCGGCGAACCCGAGGCCGGCGCCGCTGATGATGGCGAGCGCCGCCAGGACGATCAACGCCAGCCGCGCCCCTTGCAGCCAATGGCGCAGGGCTTGGGTGAGACCATCACGTTCGGCCAGCGAGCGGGCACGGCGGCGGATGCGGGTGGATAAGTCGCCGCCCGCCGCACGGGCCAGGCGATTGGCTTCCTGGTCCTCGAGCGGGCCGGCGTGTTCTTCACGCAGGCGAACCGTCTCGGTCAACCAGAGGTTCTGCAGTTCTGTCACGGGCGCTTCCGTTGCTCGAATGAGCGATGAGCATAACCTCTGTGGCGCTTGTCGGGGTACGTTGCCAGGCGGCGAGCCTCTGGTATCCTCGCCGCCATGAAAAAAACTCTCCCCCTCAGCCTGATCGCAGCCCTCGGTGAAAACCGCGTGATCGGCGTCGACAACAGCATGCCCTGGCACTTGCCGGAGGATTTCAAATACTTCAAGGCCACCACGCTGGGCAAGCCGATCATCATGGGGCGCAAGACCTGGGATTCCCTGGGGCGGCCGCTGCCGGGGCGCTTGAACATCGTGGTCAGCCGTCAACCGGGCCTGGTGCTGGAAGGGGCGGAAGTCTTTTCCTCGCTGGACACAGCGGTGCAGCGAGCGCAGGCGTGGGCGCTGGAACAGGGTGCCGATGAACTGATGCTGATCGGCGGTGCGCAGTTGTATGCCCAGGCCCTGGAACAGGCTGATCGGCTGTACCTCACCCGTGTGGCGCTGAGCCCGGATGGCGATGCGTGGTTCCCGGAGTTTGATTCGAGCCAGTGGAAGCTGGTTTCGAACCAGCCGAAC
Encoded proteins:
- a CDS encoding dihydrofolate reductase translates to MKKTLPLSLIAALGENRVIGVDNSMPWHLPEDFKYFKATTLGKPIIMGRKTWDSLGRPLPGRLNIVVSRQPGLVLEGAEVFSSLDTAVQRAQAWALEQGADELMLIGGAQLYAQALEQADRLYLTRVALSPDGDAWFPEFDSSQWKLVSNQPNPAQGDKPAYSFEVWEKL
- a CDS encoding DUF2868 domain-containing protein, producing MTELQNLWLTETVRLREEHAGPLEDQEANRLARAAGGDLSTRIRRRARSLAERDGLTQALRHWLQGARLALIVLAALAIISGAGLGFAALGDGQTPVNVFWALGSLLGLNLILLIGWALGLIFASEQGATLGRLWLWLSEKLARDAKAAQLAPALLLLLQRHKLNRWALGGLVNGLWLLAMLSALVIVLMLMATRRYGFVWETTILGGETFVAVTQALGALPALLGLSVPTVDMIRASGDAALNIESARQAWAGWLVGVLLVYGVLPRLCLALLCLWRWRRGRATLRLDLNLPGYAQLRERLMPSSERLGVNDAAPAQLHPVETTQNPMHSDGALLVAIELDERPWPPKLPGSVKNAGILDSRESRHKLLEQLSRFPPARLAIACDPRRSPDRGSLALIAELARSAGATRVWLLQVPPGEALDAERLGDWHNALRQLQLPFADCAPLNWLESGHD